In Syngnathus scovelli strain Florida chromosome 10, RoL_Ssco_1.2, whole genome shotgun sequence, the following are encoded in one genomic region:
- the LOC125966764 gene encoding retinoschisin-like isoform X2 gives MQEEDQQIQETWTSRNVQACTCDCEAMVPTSLSETVAPTSPPEPFQGQPLTCMPECPYHRALGFESGSVTSDQISSSHQDQYSSWYSSWVPNKARLNNQGFGCAWLSKYNDQHQWLQIDLREVGVVSGILTQGRCDSDEWITKYSIQYRTVETLNWVYYKDQTGNNRVFYGNSDRSSTVQNLLRPPIVARYIRLLPLGWHTRIAVRMELLMCMTKCG, from the exons atgCAGGAGGAGGATCAGCAGATCCAGGAGACATGGACCAGCAGGAACGTGCAAGCGTGTACTTGTGACTGTGAGGCCATGGTGCCCACCAGCCTCTCCGAGACCGTCGCGCCCACCTCGCCGCCGGAGCCATTCCAAGGCCAACCATTGACTTGCATGCCAG AGTGTCCGTACCACAGAGCCCTGGGCTTCGAGTCCGGCTCGGTGACGTCAGACCAGATCAGCAGCTCCCATCAGGACCAGTACAGCAGCTGGTACTCCTCCTGGGTCCCCAACAAGGCTCGACTCAACAACCAGGGTTTTGG GTGCGCCTGGCTGTCCAAGTACAACGACCAGCACCAGTGGCTGCAGATCGACCTGCGGGAAGTGGGCGTGGTCTCGGGCATCCTGACGCAGGGTCGCTGCGACTCGGACGAGTGGATCACCAAGTACAGCATCCAGTACCGCACAGTGGAAACGCTCAACTGGGTCTACTACAAGGACCAGACGGGAAATAACCGG GTCTTCTACGGAAATTCGGACCGCTCGTCCACGGTACAGAACCTTCTACGCCCGCCCATTGTGGCACGCTACATCCGCCTGCTGCCTCTGGGCTGGCACACCCGCATCGCCGTCCGCATGGAGCTGCTCATGTGCATGACCAAGTGTGGCTGA